The following coding sequences are from one Scylla paramamosain isolate STU-SP2022 chromosome 21, ASM3559412v1, whole genome shotgun sequence window:
- the LOC135111212 gene encoding uncharacterized protein LOC135111212 isoform X2: protein MMQDFPRSVLRKIMYPSHRKKRCVIFIVCSIVLIFITYVKPLRLTPRELFHLRANVDNSTREQLHDVVGRVYNLPPLYSIEKRPYLASKCGKYPNLVDLSFSNVYWQVFHSSEGTFYLYSAFFDNRTLTRPGPSVRILGMVDRIKPAVKAHCQLWYEGQGTPVVAKVIEYRYLWVRSWGNYRNGILQPYLLQCVIPESHRQRVPQSVSLVEGRCDRSTNNLRVVHNLPPEGQKQNFAICVKGMAFSDDLSVKLVEWLELQFLLGVDKVFLYDLEVHPNVTKVLRFYESQGRVDLKSMTLPGEQPSVRGLIRSYINKKITHKRQNEVIPYNDCLYRNMNLYKFIVLIDTDEVIMPRAVSNWKELLEQVAPQVMSREGHPYASYYARNVYFLDSMQEKHGWAMDVPRFMHMLQHLYRAANYTAATSYIKAFHDPQLVLTLHNHLPFSCLTPQCHYFRIPTKVAHLQHYRVQCVSELKKVCPYYRNHTVLDDDILKFKEPLLRGTLRTLHHLGFLQETWRVN from the exons ATGATGCAAGATTTTCCACGTAGTGTGCTGCGGAAGATAATGTATCCCTCGCATAGAAAGAAACGCTGCGTCATTTTCATCGTTTGTTCGATCGTCCTCATCTTCAT AACCTACGTCAAACCGTTGCGGTTAACCCCCAGGGAGCTGTTTCACCTGAGAGCCAACGTGGACAACAGCACGCGGGAGCAGCTGCATGACGTGGTGGGTCGAGTGTACAACCTTCCGCCACTCTACAGCATAGAGAAACGTCCGTATCTGGCCAGTAAATGCGGCAAATATCCTAACCTCGTCGACTTGTCCTTCAGTAACGTCTACTGGCAAGTCTTTCACTCTAGCGAAGGAACGTTTTATTTGTACAGCGCCTTCTTCGATAACCGCACCCTCACTCGGCCAGGGCCGTCTGTACGCATCCTTGGCATGGTGGACCGAATCAAACCTGCCGTCAAGGCTCACTGCCAGCTGTGGTACGAGGGCCAGGGTACTCCTGTGGTAGCCAAGGTGATCGAGTATCGGTACCTTTGGGTCAGGAGCTGGGGCAACTATAGGAACGGCATCCTGCAACCATACTTGTTGCAGTGCGTCATTCCTGAATCACACAGGCAACGAGTCCCGCAGTCAGTCTCACTGGTGGAAGGACGCTGCGACCGGTCCACCAACAACCTACGAGTGGTCCACAATCTTCCACCTGAAGGACAGAAACAAAATTTTGCCATATGTGTAAAGGGAATGGCTTTTTCCGATGACTTGAGTGTCAAATTAGTGGAATGGTTAGAGCTACAGTTCCTGTTAGGGGTGGACAAGGTCTTTCTCTACGACTTAGAAGTCCATCCCAATGTTACCAAAGTGTTAAGATTTTACGAATCTCAAGGTAGAGTTGATCTGAAGAGTATGACGCTTCCAGGTGAGCAACCCAGCGTTCGTGGGCTTATCAGGTCATatattaacaagaaaattacacacaagCGGCAAAATGAAGTGATTCCGTACAATGATTGTTTATATAGAAATATGAACCTTTACAAATTCATTGTACTGATCGATACTGACGAAGTCATCATGCCCAGAGCAGTCTCAAACTGGAAGGAGCTGCTGGAACAAGTGGCGCCACAAGTCATGTCGAGAGAGGGTCATCCATACGCCTCTTACTACGCACGCAACGTGTATTTCTTGGATTCAATGCAGGAAAAGCACGGGTGGGCGATGGACGTGCCTCGTTTCATGCACATGTTGCAACACCTGTACCGCGCTGCCAACTACACAGCAGCCACAAGTTACATAAAAGCTTTCCATGACCCTCAGCTGGTGCTCACGCTACACAATCACTTGCCTTTTTCCTGCTTGACACCCCAGTGTCATTACTTCCGCATCCCAACAAAGGTGGCTCACCTTCAACATTACCGTGTGCAGTGCGTGTCTGAGCTTAAAAAAGTGTGTCCGTACTACAGGAACCACACCGTCCTGGACGACGATATCCTCAAGTTCAAGGAGCCTCTGCTGCGCGGCACACTCCGCACGCTGCATCACCTCGGGTTCCTGCAGGAAACATGGCGCGTAAATTAA
- the LOC135111212 gene encoding uncharacterized protein LOC135111212 isoform X1, producing MMQDFPRSVLRKIMYPSHRKKRCVIFIVCSIVLIFMLQMMFSGDDKLLLSFYETYVKPLRLTPRELFHLRANVDNSTREQLHDVVGRVYNLPPLYSIEKRPYLASKCGKYPNLVDLSFSNVYWQVFHSSEGTFYLYSAFFDNRTLTRPGPSVRILGMVDRIKPAVKAHCQLWYEGQGTPVVAKVIEYRYLWVRSWGNYRNGILQPYLLQCVIPESHRQRVPQSVSLVEGRCDRSTNNLRVVHNLPPEGQKQNFAICVKGMAFSDDLSVKLVEWLELQFLLGVDKVFLYDLEVHPNVTKVLRFYESQGRVDLKSMTLPGEQPSVRGLIRSYINKKITHKRQNEVIPYNDCLYRNMNLYKFIVLIDTDEVIMPRAVSNWKELLEQVAPQVMSREGHPYASYYARNVYFLDSMQEKHGWAMDVPRFMHMLQHLYRAANYTAATSYIKAFHDPQLVLTLHNHLPFSCLTPQCHYFRIPTKVAHLQHYRVQCVSELKKVCPYYRNHTVLDDDILKFKEPLLRGTLRTLHHLGFLQETWRVN from the exons ATGATGCAAGATTTTCCACGTAGTGTGCTGCGGAAGATAATGTATCCCTCGCATAGAAAGAAACGCTGCGTCATTTTCATCGTTTGTTCGATCGTCCTCATCTTCAT gttacAGATGATGTTCAGCGGGGACGACAAGTTACTGCTGTCCTTCTACGA AACCTACGTCAAACCGTTGCGGTTAACCCCCAGGGAGCTGTTTCACCTGAGAGCCAACGTGGACAACAGCACGCGGGAGCAGCTGCATGACGTGGTGGGTCGAGTGTACAACCTTCCGCCACTCTACAGCATAGAGAAACGTCCGTATCTGGCCAGTAAATGCGGCAAATATCCTAACCTCGTCGACTTGTCCTTCAGTAACGTCTACTGGCAAGTCTTTCACTCTAGCGAAGGAACGTTTTATTTGTACAGCGCCTTCTTCGATAACCGCACCCTCACTCGGCCAGGGCCGTCTGTACGCATCCTTGGCATGGTGGACCGAATCAAACCTGCCGTCAAGGCTCACTGCCAGCTGTGGTACGAGGGCCAGGGTACTCCTGTGGTAGCCAAGGTGATCGAGTATCGGTACCTTTGGGTCAGGAGCTGGGGCAACTATAGGAACGGCATCCTGCAACCATACTTGTTGCAGTGCGTCATTCCTGAATCACACAGGCAACGAGTCCCGCAGTCAGTCTCACTGGTGGAAGGACGCTGCGACCGGTCCACCAACAACCTACGAGTGGTCCACAATCTTCCACCTGAAGGACAGAAACAAAATTTTGCCATATGTGTAAAGGGAATGGCTTTTTCCGATGACTTGAGTGTCAAATTAGTGGAATGGTTAGAGCTACAGTTCCTGTTAGGGGTGGACAAGGTCTTTCTCTACGACTTAGAAGTCCATCCCAATGTTACCAAAGTGTTAAGATTTTACGAATCTCAAGGTAGAGTTGATCTGAAGAGTATGACGCTTCCAGGTGAGCAACCCAGCGTTCGTGGGCTTATCAGGTCATatattaacaagaaaattacacacaagCGGCAAAATGAAGTGATTCCGTACAATGATTGTTTATATAGAAATATGAACCTTTACAAATTCATTGTACTGATCGATACTGACGAAGTCATCATGCCCAGAGCAGTCTCAAACTGGAAGGAGCTGCTGGAACAAGTGGCGCCACAAGTCATGTCGAGAGAGGGTCATCCATACGCCTCTTACTACGCACGCAACGTGTATTTCTTGGATTCAATGCAGGAAAAGCACGGGTGGGCGATGGACGTGCCTCGTTTCATGCACATGTTGCAACACCTGTACCGCGCTGCCAACTACACAGCAGCCACAAGTTACATAAAAGCTTTCCATGACCCTCAGCTGGTGCTCACGCTACACAATCACTTGCCTTTTTCCTGCTTGACACCCCAGTGTCATTACTTCCGCATCCCAACAAAGGTGGCTCACCTTCAACATTACCGTGTGCAGTGCGTGTCTGAGCTTAAAAAAGTGTGTCCGTACTACAGGAACCACACCGTCCTGGACGACGATATCCTCAAGTTCAAGGAGCCTCTGCTGCGCGGCACACTCCGCACGCTGCATCACCTCGGGTTCCTGCAGGAAACATGGCGCGTAAATTAA